From one Staphylococcus kloosii genomic stretch:
- a CDS encoding beta-glucoside-specific PTS transporter subunit IIABC: protein MSSKNETLANKILENVGGKDNIVSSTHCATRLRLVLKRSLPDAKKNVSNIDGVVTVVENNGQFQIVIGNNVGDVYKEFETLIGESEGNNTAESENKGSILNRVIATMSAVFAPFIYILAAAGILQGLLIILKLLFPVFKHTGTYDVFNFISWAPFTFLPIFIAITAARHFNVNIYIAVACSAALVSPDLTGIVNKISDGGTVRLIGIPLSETMYTSSVLPPLVLVWLLSYVEKYLNRWIHDVVKPLFTPFFSIVIMVPFTLLVIGPITTLVAHGIAGGFNYLVDVAPWLAGTLIGGFWQVFVIFGVHWGITPVILANFEQHHSDSFQAFQTIAVIAQMGSVIGVIIKSKIIDVKRVASSAAVTGIFGITEPSMYGINLRFKKPFIIACISGAIGAFVASFFSPKYYAYAGLPGPITVINGYSSSNPTSIWGILIGSAIAIILPIVLIQIFGYGDDTTQEVENDANVNNNQKNQSLQETLETTVFSPMNGVLIPLSDVNDPIFSQEMMGKGIAIKSEQNTVHSPIKGTISMVTPTKHAIGITSDDGIEILIHIGLDTVKLNGEGYELLVQENDKVDVGIPLINFDNATITKQGFDIITPLIITNSDEFSDIIPTKKSNVVEKESILTIIKK from the coding sequence GTGTCGTCAAAAAATGAAACTTTAGCAAATAAAATTTTAGAAAATGTAGGTGGTAAAGATAATATCGTCAGCAGTACACACTGCGCCACTCGATTACGTCTTGTTTTGAAAAGATCTTTACCTGATGCCAAAAAAAATGTATCTAATATTGACGGTGTAGTTACAGTTGTTGAAAATAATGGCCAATTTCAAATAGTGATTGGCAATAACGTAGGAGATGTTTATAAGGAATTTGAAACTTTAATCGGAGAAAGTGAAGGAAACAATACTGCAGAAAGTGAAAATAAAGGAAGTATTTTAAATAGAGTTATTGCGACGATGTCAGCAGTATTCGCTCCCTTTATTTATATTTTAGCTGCAGCTGGTATTTTACAAGGTTTATTAATTATTCTTAAATTGCTTTTCCCAGTATTTAAACACACAGGGACTTATGATGTATTTAATTTTATTTCATGGGCGCCTTTTACATTTTTACCTATATTTATTGCTATAACAGCTGCTCGACATTTTAATGTAAATATTTATATAGCTGTAGCTTGTAGTGCAGCGCTCGTAAGTCCTGATTTAACAGGGATAGTTAATAAAATAAGTGACGGCGGTACAGTAAGGCTAATTGGTATACCTTTATCAGAAACAATGTATACTTCCTCAGTATTACCACCATTAGTTTTAGTTTGGTTACTATCATACGTTGAAAAATATTTAAACCGTTGGATTCATGACGTCGTCAAACCACTATTCACACCATTTTTTAGCATTGTAATCATGGTTCCATTCACTTTACTAGTTATAGGCCCCATCACAACCTTAGTGGCTCATGGTATAGCTGGTGGATTTAACTATCTTGTAGATGTAGCACCATGGCTAGCAGGAACTTTAATTGGCGGTTTTTGGCAAGTTTTCGTTATTTTCGGTGTGCATTGGGGAATCACACCAGTGATTTTAGCTAATTTCGAGCAACATCATAGCGACTCTTTCCAAGCTTTTCAAACTATAGCTGTAATAGCACAAATGGGTTCTGTTATCGGTGTAATAATAAAATCCAAAATTATAGATGTAAAAAGAGTTGCATCATCAGCTGCAGTAACAGGTATTTTTGGCATAACAGAACCTTCTATGTATGGTATTAATTTACGCTTTAAAAAACCATTTATTATTGCTTGTATTAGTGGTGCAATTGGTGCATTTGTCGCAAGTTTCTTTAGTCCAAAATATTATGCATATGCTGGGTTACCTGGACCTATTACTGTAATCAATGGTTATAGCTCAAGCAATCCCACATCTATTTGGGGCATCTTGATTGGTTCGGCAATCGCAATTATATTACCAATCGTATTAATACAAATATTCGGTTATGGTGATGACACTACTCAAGAAGTGGAAAACGATGCAAATGTAAATAATAATCAGAAGAACCAGTCCCTTCAAGAAACTCTAGAAACGACAGTATTTTCACCAATGAATGGTGTCTTAATTCCCTTGTCGGATGTTAATGACCCTATATTTTCTCAAGAAATGATGGGTAAAGGAATTGCAATTAAATCAGAACAGAATACTGTTCACTCACCTATTAAAGGTACGATTAGTATGGTAACTCCCACTAAACATGCCATTGGTATAACTTCAGATGATGGAATAGAAATATTAATTCATATTGGATTAGATACCGTAAAATTAAACGGCGAAGGATACGAGTTATTAGTTCAAGAAAACGATAAAGTAGATGTAGGTATACCACTAATTAACTTTGATAATGCAACAATTACAAAGCAAGGTTTTGATATTATTACGCCATTAATCATTACTAATTCTGATGAGTTTAGCGATATAATTCCAACTAAAAAAAGCAATGTTGTGGAAAAAGAAAGTATTTTAACAATAATTAAAAAATAA
- a CDS encoding DUF3139 domain-containing protein encodes MKTFFKILGILIISFILAVVFFFGMRTYQGHKNLELVDKYLAEHHLTDKVQSEKTKYSGKKGLYYKEVKFKTDPNLTYVVQPISTFKGIVVQGFDNETKKRVKDAKYRKFDQDYKPKK; translated from the coding sequence ATGAAGACGTTTTTCAAAATACTAGGAATCTTAATTATTTCATTTATCTTAGCTGTTGTCTTCTTTTTTGGAATGAGAACTTATCAAGGCCATAAAAACCTTGAATTAGTAGATAAATATTTAGCTGAACATCATTTAACTGATAAAGTTCAATCTGAAAAAACGAAGTACAGTGGTAAAAAAGGGCTATATTATAAAGAAGTGAAATTTAAAACAGATCCCAACTTAACATATGTCGTACAACCAATTAGTACATTTAAAGGCATAGTAGTACAAGGTTTTGATAATGAAACGAAAAAAAGAGTTAAAGATGCTAAATATCGGAAGTTTGATCAAGACTATAAGCCTAAAAAATAA
- a CDS encoding GntR family transcriptional regulator: MLKYELVAQYIQQFIKENGFQAGDKLPNVESFKNKYEVSKSTVIKALEELEKNGIIFQTQGSGIYVRGNKRKGYMNLLISHGFKDEIENATVSYKVNKLEELIPSSNVREQLKLREDESVYFLERIIYVNKEILCKEISYFNKDIVLFLNKPIAEGSIFHYLENNLKVKIGFSDIYFQVDKLNEHEANILKLQEDDPCLRYEQIFYTTTGIPFDYSQLVYHYGNAQFYIPAHK, encoded by the coding sequence ATGTTAAAATATGAACTTGTAGCACAGTATATTCAACAATTTATAAAAGAGAATGGCTTTCAAGCGGGTGATAAATTGCCCAATGTTGAAAGCTTTAAAAATAAATATGAAGTAAGTAAAAGTACTGTCATTAAGGCGCTTGAAGAATTAGAGAAAAATGGTATTATTTTTCAAACACAAGGTAGCGGTATATATGTTAGAGGTAACAAGAGAAAAGGTTATATGAACTTATTGATATCTCATGGATTTAAAGATGAAATTGAAAATGCAACTGTCTCATATAAAGTTAATAAATTAGAAGAACTAATACCATCTAGTAATGTCCGAGAACAGTTAAAATTAAGAGAAGATGAATCAGTTTATTTTTTAGAAAGAATAATTTATGTAAATAAGGAGATATTGTGCAAAGAAATATCATATTTCAATAAAGATATTGTTCTTTTCTTAAATAAACCTATCGCTGAAGGTTCAATATTTCATTATTTAGAAAATAACTTGAAAGTTAAAATTGGTTTTTCAGATATTTATTTTCAAGTGGATAAACTAAATGAACATGAGGCGAATATATTAAAGCTTCAGGAAGATGATCCATGTTTAAGGTATGAGCAAATATTTTATACTACAACTGGAATTCCATTTGATTACTCTCAACTTGTCTATCATTATGGCAATGCACAGTTTTATATACCTGCCCATAAATAA
- a CDS encoding Hsp20 family protein, whose translation MAFEKRSFNNNLFDVDPGEFFKDVGRQIYEQSPFKKDIKTDIIEYNDHFVVAAELPGFNKTDIQLNFDNETLTIEAKQSQANVTDEGKTIHKERATNDLNRQFTFKHIIQEQISAKFDNGVLYVTLPKEQDTTVNVASNIEIN comes from the coding sequence TTGGCATTTGAAAAAAGATCTTTCAACAATAATTTATTTGACGTCGATCCCGGAGAGTTTTTTAAAGATGTAGGCAGACAGATATATGAACAATCACCTTTTAAAAAAGATATTAAGACAGATATTATAGAATATAATGATCATTTTGTAGTAGCAGCTGAATTACCAGGATTTAACAAAACTGACATTCAGTTGAATTTCGACAATGAAACATTAACTATAGAAGCAAAACAATCACAAGCTAATGTTACGGATGAAGGTAAAACTATTCATAAAGAACGTGCTACGAACGACTTAAATCGCCAATTTACATTTAAGCATATTATACAAGAACAAATCTCAGCTAAATTTGATAACGGCGTATTGTACGTTACATTACCAAAAGAACAAGATACAACCGTTAATGTAGCAAGTAATATAGAAATTAACTAA
- a CDS encoding MarR family winged helix-turn-helix transcriptional regulator, with the protein MNKDSYLERQLCFLFYVSSKEIIKKYTTYLKEYDLTYTGYIVLLAMEPDEKINIKTLGKRVFLDSGTLTPLLKKLEKKGFVKRMREQNDERNLQVSLTKEGIDIREQLLDVSKKVFTEFDMDLEESKELKDTLQNFVNKNFDANL; encoded by the coding sequence ATGAATAAAGATAGTTATTTAGAACGACAATTATGCTTTTTATTTTATGTTTCTTCCAAAGAGATAATTAAGAAATATACTACTTACTTAAAAGAGTATGATTTAACATATACTGGATATATTGTGCTACTTGCCATGGAACCAGATGAAAAAATCAACATCAAAACATTAGGAAAACGCGTTTTCTTAGATTCAGGTACTTTAACACCTCTACTCAAAAAGTTAGAGAAAAAAGGCTTTGTTAAACGTATGCGTGAACAAAATGATGAACGTAACTTACAAGTTTCATTGACTAAGGAAGGTATAGACATTCGTGAACAACTTTTAGACGTATCTAAAAAAGTATTCACTGAATTCGACATGGATTTAGAAGAGTCAAAAGAATTAAAAGACACATTACAAAATTTTGTAAATAAAAATTTCGACGCAAATTTATAA
- a CDS encoding 6-phospho-beta-glucosidase, whose amino-acid sequence MSKLPNNFLWGGALAANQFEGGYNEDGKGLSVIDVMTAGEHGKPRQITKQVDPEKYYPNHVGIDFYHKYKEDIALFNEMGLKCLRTSIAWTRIFPNGDEEQPNEAGLKFYDDLFDELLKYGIEPVITLSHFEIPLHLATEYGGFRNRKVADFFAHFAETVFERYKNKVKYWMTFNEINNQMDTDNPIFLWTNSGVTIEENENPEEVLYQVAHNELIASAKAVKIGKTINPDFQIGAMISHVPIYPYSCNPEDMMEAVKANRLRFFFPDVQVRGFYPGYANKMFETKGYDIGWVTGDDQILQEGTVDYLGFSYYMSTVVKHDAEAYTGENVTNGGLPNSVDNPYIEQSDWGWAIDPTGLRYTLNVLYDRYQIPLFIVENGLGAVDKFDDKGNIHDDYRIDYLRSHIKASIDAVHEDGVNLMGYTPWGIIDIVSFTTGEMKKRYGLIHVDRDNNGEGSLKRTKKDSFDWFKNVIQTNGESI is encoded by the coding sequence ATGTCTAAATTACCAAATAACTTCCTATGGGGTGGCGCATTGGCTGCCAATCAATTTGAAGGCGGATATAACGAAGATGGCAAAGGATTGAGCGTTATCGATGTTATGACTGCTGGAGAACATGGAAAACCTCGCCAAATAACTAAGCAAGTCGATCCCGAGAAATATTATCCAAACCATGTAGGCATCGATTTCTATCATAAATACAAAGAAGATATAGCATTATTTAATGAAATGGGACTAAAATGTTTAAGAACTTCTATTGCATGGACACGTATTTTTCCAAATGGTGATGAAGAACAACCGAATGAAGCTGGATTAAAATTTTACGATGATTTATTTGATGAACTCTTAAAATACGGAATAGAACCTGTAATAACATTATCTCATTTTGAAATTCCTTTACATTTAGCTACAGAGTATGGTGGTTTTAGAAATAGAAAAGTTGCTGACTTTTTCGCACATTTTGCTGAAACTGTATTTGAAAGATATAAAAATAAGGTTAAATATTGGATGACGTTTAATGAAATAAACAATCAAATGGATACAGACAATCCAATTTTCTTATGGACTAATTCAGGTGTAACAATCGAGGAAAATGAAAATCCTGAAGAAGTTTTATATCAAGTTGCGCATAATGAGCTAATTGCAAGTGCAAAAGCGGTAAAAATAGGAAAGACAATAAATCCTGATTTTCAAATTGGCGCTATGATTTCACATGTACCTATTTATCCGTACTCTTGTAATCCAGAAGATATGATGGAAGCAGTCAAAGCTAATCGATTAAGATTCTTTTTCCCAGATGTTCAAGTTCGAGGTTTTTACCCTGGATATGCTAATAAAATGTTTGAAACAAAAGGATATGACATCGGTTGGGTAACTGGTGATGACCAAATATTACAAGAAGGTACTGTAGATTACTTAGGCTTTAGTTACTATATGTCCACAGTAGTTAAGCATGATGCTGAGGCTTATACAGGCGAAAACGTTACAAATGGTGGCCTACCAAATTCTGTCGATAATCCTTACATTGAGCAAAGTGATTGGGGATGGGCAATCGACCCTACTGGCTTACGCTACACATTGAATGTTTTATACGATCGCTATCAAATTCCATTATTTATTGTTGAAAATGGTTTGGGTGCTGTAGATAAATTTGATGATAAAGGAAATATTCACGACGACTATAGAATAGATTATTTACGTTCTCATATCAAAGCCTCTATTGATGCAGTTCATGAAGATGGTGTGAATTTAATGGGGTACACACCTTGGGGTATAATTGACATTGTTTCTTTCACTACTGGTGAAATGAAAAAACGTTATGGTTTAATTCATGTAGACCGTGATAATAACGGCGAAGGTTCATTAAAACGTACTAAAAAAGATTCATTTGATTGGTTTAAAAATGTAATTCAAACTAATGGCGAATCTATATAA
- a CDS encoding ASCH domain-containing protein, with product MEHYMKLNSEPFQQIKNGTKTVEIRLHDEKRQQVRANDIIIFSHIEDKNKTIKVKVKETVEFPSFQALLKQYTNEEIGADKDTQLSQNLASLYNIYSQRDELDYGVLAINIRLIK from the coding sequence ATGGAACATTATATGAAGTTAAATAGTGAGCCATTTCAACAAATAAAGAATGGTACAAAAACGGTTGAGATCAGGTTGCATGATGAAAAAAGACAACAAGTGCGTGCAAATGATATTATTATTTTTTCACATATAGAAGATAAAAATAAAACAATTAAAGTTAAAGTGAAAGAAACGGTTGAATTTCCTTCATTTCAAGCTTTGTTAAAACAATACACTAATGAAGAAATAGGGGCAGATAAGGATACACAATTGTCGCAAAACCTTGCTTCTTTATACAATATATATAGCCAAAGAGACGAATTGGATTATGGCGTACTTGCAATTAACATTAGATTGATTAAATGA
- a CDS encoding helix-hairpin-helix domain-containing protein produces MSIPLPKIGKPATNALINKNIATLEDVAKYDKQTLASFHGVGPKAIKILEENLEMHALTFNYKQESDLPFKLSGDLKCDNAPKRRLMLDFLIATATLDNTLLDEVVHNDFIWEVPGAFTINDKDNFMKELSEHASSIESMTVIYNISHGKTGAINGYQEMKDGGKVYFADFMEFDSHKKDAKIKKVTSYVIMNEGES; encoded by the coding sequence ATGAGTATACCGTTACCTAAAATAGGCAAACCTGCAACAAATGCATTAATAAATAAAAATATTGCTACCTTAGAGGATGTTGCTAAGTATGATAAACAAACATTAGCTTCTTTTCACGGTGTAGGTCCGAAAGCAATAAAAATTTTGGAAGAAAATCTTGAAATGCATGCATTAACTTTCAATTATAAACAGGAGAGCGACTTGCCATTTAAACTGAGTGGTGATCTTAAATGTGATAATGCACCTAAAAGACGACTAATGTTAGATTTTTTAATTGCAACAGCAACGCTAGATAACACTTTATTAGATGAAGTCGTACATAACGATTTTATATGGGAAGTACCTGGCGCATTTACAATAAATGACAAAGATAACTTTATGAAAGAATTAAGTGAACACGCGTCCTCGATAGAATCAATGACAGTGATATATAATATTAGCCATGGTAAAACGGGTGCTATCAATGGTTATCAAGAGATGAAAGATGGAGGTAAAGTTTATTTTGCAGATTTTATGGAATTTGATAGCCATAAAAAAGATGCTAAAATTAAAAAGGTTACATCCTATGTCATTATGAATGAAGGAGAAAGTTAA
- a CDS encoding GNAT family N-acetyltransferase, which produces MTNHNIRIAEEQDAEELQQLMYEAFTPLRELGIDWPSVNANVDAVRRNLIEGTTFVLENDDEIISTITVRYPWQSKRRVSIYPFVWWFATKPKYDGQGLGSKLLTYVEETFLRDTLKAPAVTLGTSARKHPWLLGIYEKRGYKIYDEHESDDGDLGVIMRKVLIPERFDEEVLGKPPF; this is translated from the coding sequence TTGACTAACCATAATATTCGGATTGCTGAAGAACAAGACGCAGAAGAACTGCAACAGTTAATGTATGAAGCATTTACACCGTTAAGAGAGCTAGGCATCGACTGGCCATCTGTTAATGCTAATGTTGATGCTGTAAGAAGAAATTTAATTGAAGGCACTACTTTTGTGTTAGAAAATGACGATGAAATTATTTCAACAATTACTGTACGTTACCCTTGGCAAAGTAAGCGTAGAGTATCGATATATCCATTTGTATGGTGGTTTGCAACAAAACCTAAATATGACGGACAAGGTTTAGGAAGTAAGTTACTAACGTATGTTGAAGAAACATTTTTACGAGATACTTTGAAAGCCCCTGCGGTAACGTTAGGTACTTCTGCTAGAAAACATCCTTGGTTGCTAGGCATATATGAAAAACGTGGCTATAAAATTTATGATGAACATGAGAGTGATGATGGCGATTTAGGCGTTATTATGAGAAAAGTTTTAATTCCTGAACGCTTTGATGAAGAAGTACTCGGAAAGCCACCATTTTAG
- a CDS encoding SRPBCC family protein, whose amino-acid sequence MGLEVNNNKIIFTRIFKATTKAVYKAYTDKTLFAQWFHPKGATTEVFEFNVREGGKAFFAIHTPQGTSYTVTQYNKVSAPNYIDYNDFFANAQGEINKTMAGMHNIIEIEDEGEGYVKVIATSELPDAASAQRLIDMGVEQGMHSTFDNLEQLLSS is encoded by the coding sequence ATGGGTTTAGAAGTAAATAATAATAAAATCATTTTTACAAGAATTTTTAAAGCAACTACAAAAGCTGTATACAAAGCATATACAGATAAAACATTATTTGCACAATGGTTCCATCCTAAAGGTGCAACTACAGAAGTTTTCGAATTTAATGTACGTGAAGGTGGCAAAGCTTTTTTTGCAATTCACACGCCGCAAGGCACGAGTTATACAGTTACACAATATAATAAAGTTTCAGCGCCTAACTATATAGATTACAACGACTTTTTTGCCAATGCGCAAGGAGAAATTAATAAAACGATGGCTGGTATGCATAACATAATAGAAATAGAGGACGAAGGCGAAGGGTATGTAAAAGTCATTGCCACTTCAGAATTGCCTGATGCTGCATCAGCCCAACGTTTAATAGACATGGGTGTAGAACAAGGTATGCATAGCACATTTGATAATTTAGAACAGTTACTCTCTTCATAA
- a CDS encoding Rrf2 family transcriptional regulator produces MNSQFSIAVHILSLLSLEEDPVSSQYIASSVNSNPSLVRKICRYLKNGQFITSTQGVTGYKLTQSASQILLGEVFRYTTDIDSHFVKIHEDTNTHCPVGKNITPALNDIYTEVDTSIINKLNTYTIEDVTNRFE; encoded by the coding sequence ATGAATTCACAATTTTCTATAGCTGTACATATACTTAGCTTATTATCACTCGAGGAAGATCCAGTATCTAGTCAATACATTGCATCCAGTGTTAATAGTAATCCAAGTTTAGTACGCAAAATTTGTCGTTATTTAAAAAACGGACAATTTATAACGAGTACTCAAGGCGTTACAGGTTACAAGTTAACTCAATCAGCAAGCCAAATTTTATTGGGTGAGGTTTTTCGTTATACTACAGACATTGATAGCCATTTCGTTAAAATACACGAAGATACGAATACACATTGTCCCGTAGGTAAAAACATCACGCCCGCATTAAACGATATTTATACCGAGGTCGACACCTCAATTATTAACAAACTAAATACTTACACAATCGAAGACGTTACTAATCGCTTTGAATAG
- a CDS encoding DsbA family protein produces MKKIWTLTIISLICIVLSACSNQQNAHKEDKYTKDGKVKLIIYGDFKCPYCKKVDTKILPKLNRQYIKKGKVDYRFVNMAFLGEDSIIGSRAGHAVQLYAPQQYFQFQQSMFAQQPNNEKKWITTTKVDQQIDKLSLDTSTKEKIKKDYNSQDSKSWKAAKKDQQLYKKNKIKTAPTVFIGGTKVEDPYKYNNYKHLIEKKLKKAK; encoded by the coding sequence ATGAAAAAAATTTGGACACTTACAATCATCAGTTTAATATGTATTGTGCTATCTGCATGTTCCAACCAGCAAAACGCACATAAAGAAGATAAATACACCAAAGATGGTAAGGTGAAATTAATTATTTATGGAGATTTCAAATGTCCATATTGTAAAAAAGTAGATACTAAAATTTTACCTAAACTAAACCGACAGTATATTAAAAAGGGTAAGGTCGACTATCGATTTGTGAACATGGCATTTTTAGGTGAAGATTCTATCATTGGTTCACGCGCAGGTCATGCCGTTCAACTTTATGCGCCACAACAATATTTCCAATTTCAACAATCAATGTTTGCCCAACAACCAAACAATGAAAAGAAATGGATTACAACAACAAAAGTAGATCAACAGATTGATAAATTATCATTAGATACTTCGACAAAAGAAAAAATAAAAAAAGACTACAATTCACAAGATAGTAAATCTTGGAAAGCTGCCAAAAAAGACCAGCAGTTATATAAGAAAAATAAAATTAAGACAGCACCAACAGTCTTTATTGGTGGTACGAAAGTAGAAGATCCTTATAAATATAACAATTATAAGCATCTAATTGAGAAAAAACTAAAAAAAGCAAAATGA
- a CDS encoding cystatin-like fold lipoprotein, with the protein MKKVLFSFIAITVLLAGCSSGKYADKIDKAVKAQEKYQTKLAKGQKGDVKKKFDKKDANVYVYKKGKYVTLAYKPLKGDAEAHYYTYKFNNNKPKLIKNFNSKGYVQEHKADYKEENMNKN; encoded by the coding sequence ATGAAAAAGGTATTATTTAGTTTTATAGCTATCACAGTATTATTAGCAGGTTGTAGTAGTGGTAAGTATGCCGACAAAATTGATAAAGCAGTTAAGGCTCAAGAAAAATATCAAACGAAATTAGCAAAAGGTCAAAAAGGTGATGTTAAAAAGAAATTTGATAAAAAAGATGCAAACGTATATGTCTATAAAAAAGGTAAATATGTAACATTAGCATATAAACCATTAAAAGGTGACGCTGAAGCACATTATTACACATATAAATTTAACAATAATAAACCTAAATTGATTAAAAACTTTAATTCTAAAGGTTATGTACAAGAGCATAAAGCAGACTATAAAGAAGAAAATATGAACAAAAATTAG
- a CDS encoding YceI family protein: MTQFNFDKAHSALEFSIRHLAISNVKGRFTDFEANISGDINDLSSIKGDVVINASSVDTGVEDRDKHIQSGDFFDVENYPEFKFTIKSVNDNSVTGDVTIKGETHEETFDAKLQGISKNPMNGADTAGFIVDGKINRDKYGITFNQALETGGMMLGKDVKFEVSLEFALED, from the coding sequence ATGACACAATTTAATTTTGATAAAGCACATTCAGCATTAGAATTTTCTATTCGACACTTAGCAATTTCTAACGTAAAAGGACGTTTCACTGATTTTGAAGCTAATATCTCAGGTGATATTAATGATTTAAGTTCAATTAAAGGTGACGTAGTAATTAATGCAAGTTCGGTAGATACTGGCGTAGAAGACCGCGATAAACATATACAAAGCGGAGATTTCTTCGATGTGGAAAATTACCCTGAATTTAAATTTACTATTAAATCAGTAAATGATAATTCTGTTACTGGTGACGTAACTATTAAAGGTGAAACACATGAAGAAACTTTCGACGCTAAATTACAAGGTATTAGCAAAAACCCTATGAATGGTGCTGACACTGCAGGATTTATCGTAGACGGTAAAATAAATCGCGATAAATATGGCATCACATTTAACCAAGCATTAGAAACTGGCGGTATGATGTTAGGTAAAGATGTTAAATTTGAAGTGAGCTTAGAGTTCGCATTAGAAGACTAA
- a CDS encoding formate/nitrite transporter family protein — MLKNEKSIKDTYTSRETVESIVSQAQMKEVMYNQTPARYAFKSIMSGFLLAIVTVFMLAIKTQFSGALEGVVNLLGAIAFSLALVLIVLTNSELLTSNFMYLTVGWYYKALKLNKVMIIFIACFIFNIIGGLILFALMKFTHIMTPDMIKALTKTVDSKTIEATWYAILVKGIFCNFFINIGIYISLQFKDGLSKAFFIACGVVVFVFMGYEHVVFNAGLYAGMLFYNFDAVAWLDVLKNIVFAFIGNYIGGGIFVGLLYAYLNGHRDSLKI, encoded by the coding sequence ATGTTAAAAAACGAGAAATCGATTAAGGATACTTATACCTCTAGAGAAACGGTAGAAAGTATCGTTAGTCAAGCGCAAATGAAAGAAGTGATGTATAATCAAACGCCGGCGAGGTATGCATTTAAATCAATAATGTCAGGATTTTTACTGGCAATCGTTACTGTATTTATGTTAGCGATAAAAACACAATTTTCAGGTGCTCTAGAAGGGGTCGTGAATTTATTAGGCGCGATTGCATTTAGTTTAGCATTAGTGTTAATCGTATTAACTAATTCTGAATTATTAACAAGTAATTTTATGTATTTAACCGTTGGTTGGTATTATAAGGCCTTGAAATTAAATAAAGTAATGATTATTTTTATCGCTTGTTTTATTTTTAATATTATCGGTGGCCTTATTTTGTTTGCCTTAATGAAATTCACACATATTATGACACCAGACATGATTAAAGCTTTAACGAAGACCGTCGATTCCAAAACAATTGAAGCAACATGGTACGCTATATTAGTGAAAGGGATATTTTGTAATTTCTTTATTAATATTGGCATATACATATCATTGCAATTTAAAGATGGTCTATCTAAAGCATTTTTCATTGCATGTGGCGTAGTTGTATTCGTCTTTATGGGATATGAACACGTCGTATTTAATGCAGGCCTATATGCAGGTATGCTGTTTTATAACTTTGATGCGGTTGCTTGGTTAGACGTATTGAAAAATATCGTGTTCGCATTTATTGGTAACTATATCGGTGGAGGTATTTTTGTAGGTTTACTATATGCTTATCTAAATGGACACCGTGACAGTTTAAAAATTTAA